A single genomic interval of Alistipes provencensis harbors:
- a CDS encoding glycoside hydrolase family protein: MKKYMILLACSFLAIFTASAGNPKSRSSVPAPIYMDNNYHGPADPEVVWNPVTKEYMIFYTGRRPFLDQSSYVGTPVGVAVSKDMIRWKHAGYCSFDGVGGAPDSEITYWAPGVIIEGDTAHMYVTVKLDSTPVWGGPSNIVHYAAPATDMISGWKRQGAVVTTPISIDATVVRNGDGYEMWYRDRPTEETGGLYHARSRNLYDWELLGLAKGDINRVDVTGHTYQEGAFAFRWKGWFWIVADPHKGLAVYRSKDAVNWEYQGIIMYEPGKRFADNTRARHPSVLIKDDRAFIVYHVQPFLGYNPGTHEAGDEIYQKISFLQMAELNYENGKLTCDRDKTVYP, encoded by the coding sequence ATGAAAAAATACATGATTTTACTTGCCTGCTCGTTCCTTGCAATATTTACGGCATCAGCCGGCAATCCGAAGAGTAGATCCTCTGTTCCGGCTCCGATCTACATGGACAATAATTACCATGGTCCGGCCGATCCCGAGGTGGTGTGGAATCCCGTGACAAAAGAATATATGATCTTTTATACGGGACGCAGGCCTTTTCTCGACCAATCGTCGTATGTTGGGACGCCGGTTGGGGTGGCCGTGTCGAAAGACATGATCCGCTGGAAACATGCAGGTTACTGCTCGTTCGATGGAGTAGGTGGTGCTCCTGACAGTGAGATTACCTATTGGGCGCCCGGTGTCATTATCGAGGGTGATACGGCACATATGTATGTGACGGTGAAACTCGACTCGACGCCTGTTTGGGGCGGACCGAGCAATATCGTGCACTATGCGGCTCCGGCAACTGATATGATCTCGGGCTGGAAACGTCAGGGTGCCGTAGTGACTACTCCGATTTCGATCGATGCTACGGTCGTCCGTAATGGTGACGGCTACGAAATGTGGTATCGGGATCGTCCTACGGAAGAGACGGGCGGATTGTATCACGCCCGCAGCAGGAACCTTTACGACTGGGAGCTGCTCGGCTTAGCTAAGGGTGATATCAATCGGGTCGATGTGACGGGGCATACCTATCAGGAAGGAGCTTTCGCCTTCCGCTGGAAGGGCTGGTTCTGGATCGTTGCCGATCCGCACAAAGGCTTGGCCGTCTATCGTTCGAAAGATGCTGTGAACTGGGAATATCAGGGGATTATCATGTATGAACCGGGTAAGCGTTTCGCCGACAATACACGGGCTCGCCATCCGAGTGTTCTTATCAAGGATGATCGGGCATTCATCGTCTACCATGTGCAGCCGTTCCTTGGCTACAATCCGGGGACACACGAAGCCGGCGATGAAATTTATCAGAAAATCAGCTTCCTGCAAATGGCTGAACTTAATTACGAAAATGGTAAGTTAACGTGTGATCGAGATAAAACCGTTTATCCTTAA
- a CDS encoding AMP-binding protein gives MLQENLLKIYETSFRENREMPALTDYFKDETFSYYEMAKEIAKLHLLFKKAGIKQGDKIALIGRNNPRWCITYIGTITYGAVIVPILQDFTPADIIHIINHSESRLLFLGDNFWDVIEEDQIKRIEAVFSLTDFHVIYERDGKSLSKFQRDIVKNYRAKYPRGFSINDIKYPEIPNDQVVLLNYTSGTTGYSKGVMLTVNNLTGNVVFAMTMVNTQTGQRYFQKGGRTLSFLPLAHAYGCAFDFLAPLAVGGHITLLGKIPAAKILLEAMAVVKPTIICCVPMILEKVYRKQVLPMLEKGPMSIAMKIPLLNSAIYSVIRKKLMDAFGGNVGIFIVGGAPMNQETESFLMKIKFPITIGYGMTECAPLISFTPDNEFKAGSCGRYLKGLLEVKIDSADPEHEAGEILVRGEHVMKGYYKNDKDTKKVLDEEGWLHTGDMATMDPDGTLYIRGRSKTMILSGNGQNIYPEEIEDKLNNMYLVLESLILEGDNGRLKALVVPDYEQAENEGVDKLELPQIMQNNLQELNAQLAAYERVAEITIYPTEFEKTPKRSIKRYLYAPSLLNK, from the coding sequence ATGTTACAGGAGAACCTGCTGAAAATATACGAAACGAGCTTTCGGGAAAACCGTGAAATGCCGGCCCTCACCGACTATTTCAAGGACGAGACCTTTTCGTATTATGAAATGGCCAAGGAGATTGCCAAGCTGCACCTGCTCTTCAAGAAAGCCGGCATCAAGCAGGGCGACAAGATCGCGCTGATCGGCCGCAACAATCCCCGCTGGTGCATCACCTACATAGGAACCATCACCTACGGCGCCGTGATCGTGCCGATCCTGCAGGATTTCACCCCCGCCGACATCATCCACATCATCAACCACTCGGAAAGCCGCCTGCTGTTTCTGGGCGACAATTTCTGGGACGTGATCGAGGAGGACCAGATCAAACGAATCGAAGCCGTCTTTTCGCTCACGGATTTCCATGTGATATACGAGCGCGACGGCAAGTCGCTCTCCAAGTTCCAGCGCGACATCGTGAAGAACTACCGCGCAAAATACCCGCGCGGATTCAGCATCAACGACATCAAATACCCCGAAATTCCCAACGATCAGGTCGTCCTGCTCAACTACACCTCCGGAACGACGGGATACTCCAAGGGCGTGATGCTCACGGTGAACAACCTCACGGGCAACGTGGTGTTCGCCATGACGATGGTCAACACCCAGACCGGGCAGCGCTATTTCCAGAAAGGCGGACGCACGCTGTCGTTCCTGCCGCTGGCACACGCCTACGGCTGCGCCTTCGATTTTCTGGCGCCGCTGGCCGTCGGCGGGCACATCACCCTGCTGGGCAAGATCCCGGCGGCGAAGATCCTGCTCGAAGCCATGGCCGTCGTGAAACCCACGATCATCTGCTGCGTGCCGATGATCCTCGAGAAGGTCTACCGCAAGCAGGTGCTCCCGATGCTGGAGAAGGGCCCGATGTCGATCGCCATGAAGATTCCGCTGCTCAACTCGGCCATCTACTCGGTGATCCGCAAGAAACTGATGGACGCTTTCGGCGGCAACGTCGGAATTTTCATCGTCGGAGGCGCCCCCATGAATCAGGAGACCGAATCGTTCCTGATGAAGATCAAGTTCCCGATCACCATCGGCTACGGCATGACCGAGTGCGCCCCGCTCATCAGCTTCACCCCCGACAACGAATTCAAGGCGGGTTCGTGCGGCCGTTATCTGAAAGGGCTGCTCGAAGTGAAGATCGACTCGGCGGACCCCGAACACGAGGCCGGCGAGATCCTCGTCCGCGGCGAACATGTGATGAAGGGGTATTACAAGAACGACAAGGACACCAAAAAAGTTCTCGACGAGGAGGGATGGCTCCACACGGGCGACATGGCCACGATGGACCCCGACGGCACGCTTTACATCCGCGGCCGTTCGAAGACCATGATCCTCTCGGGCAACGGACAGAATATCTACCCCGAGGAGATCGAGGACAAGTTAAACAACATGTACCTCGTACTCGAATCGCTGATCCTCGAAGGCGACAACGGCCGTCTCAAGGCGCTGGTGGTCCCCGATTACGAGCAGGCCGAAAACGAAGGCGTGGACAAACTGGAACTGCCGCAGATCATGCAGAACAACCTGCAGGAGCTCAACGCGCAACTGGCCGCCTACGAACGGGTCGCGGAGATCACGATCTACCCCACGGAATTCGAAAAGACCCCCAAACGGAGTATCAAACGCTACTTATATGCACCATCGCTATTGAACAAATAA
- a CDS encoding LytR/AlgR family response regulator transcription factor: protein MLKCIAIDDEPLALRQLTSYISKIPYLELAATFNNALDAQQMLTGQRVDLIFVDINMPDLSGVDFVRGLIERPMIIFTTAYSEYAVEGFKLDAVDYLLKPFGFADFSRSAAKANSLYELRHNQRTPQEGESEALPKDKEYISVKADYKVSLVKICDIVYLESEGEYVRMHLTDGTTITTLFRLKNMETALPSELFMRVHRSYIVNLRMIKAYVKGRIFLSDTEYVPIGENYKEVFQAYIDKNFKNL, encoded by the coding sequence ATGCTTAAATGTATCGCCATCGATGACGAGCCGCTGGCTCTGCGTCAACTGACAAGCTACATCTCGAAGATTCCCTATCTGGAACTCGCGGCAACGTTCAACAACGCCCTCGACGCGCAGCAGATGCTGACCGGGCAGCGTGTGGACCTGATCTTCGTGGACATCAACATGCCCGACCTGAGCGGTGTGGATTTCGTCCGCGGGCTGATCGAACGCCCGATGATCATCTTCACGACGGCCTATTCGGAATATGCCGTCGAGGGATTCAAGCTCGATGCCGTGGACTACCTGCTCAAACCCTTCGGATTCGCCGATTTCAGCCGCTCGGCCGCCAAAGCCAACTCGCTCTACGAGCTGCGCCACAACCAGCGCACGCCTCAGGAGGGCGAATCGGAGGCGCTGCCCAAGGACAAGGAGTATATCTCCGTAAAGGCCGACTACAAGGTTTCGCTGGTGAAGATCTGCGACATCGTCTACCTCGAAAGCGAGGGCGAATATGTGCGCATGCACCTCACCGACGGCACGACCATCACCACGCTGTTCCGGCTCAAGAACATGGAGACGGCGCTTCCGTCGGAGCTGTTCATGCGCGTGCACCGGTCGTACATCGTCAACCTGCGCATGATAAAAGCCTACGTCAAGGGGCGCATCTTCCTGAGCGACACGGAGTATGTACCGATCGGCGAGAATTACAAGGAGGTTTTTCAGGCGTATATCGACAAGAATTTCAAGAACCTCTAA
- a CDS encoding GH116 family glycosyl hydrolase — protein sequence MFPKIVIRSFIPLFALLSAPACGDESDGRAFDAPYEGEYLSRIAFPIGGMGAGMFCIEGNGTISHMSIHHVPELFNEPLMFAALHVKGQENGSKVIEGNVPEWKKYGQRGATLGISNPAWGFPRFDRTRFTARFPFAHIELSDDDMPLDAEITAWSPFIPTNEDDSGLPAGTLEYHFTNNSAKEVEAVFSYNSSNFAHRNHQAQGSIEPIENGFVLTQRPGNQPRYEHRQFAIFTDDTTTVVNHSWFRGQWWDPATMAWNDIEQGTLCKNPPKEGAPGASLYIPFTLGPGESHTIRLHMVWYVPYSGINYGPDAETDADRGVKYNPAQYENYPTVYEPWYGHRFPDIRSVCDYWLNNYGRLKSETESFTEAFYSSTLPPEVIEAVAANLTILKSPTVWRQHDGRMWNWEGSGDTWGSCHGSCTHVWNYAQALPHLFPAMERTLRETEFLVGQNSEGHQVFRNNLPIRPTRHDFHAAADGQLGGILKAYRDWRISGDEKWIAGLYSLLVQSIDYCIRTWDPRETGALEEPHHNTYDIEFWGPDGMCTSIYAEALNAISTIGKALGHDTSRYDALLGKSVRYLEDRLYDGEYFAQRVMWRELDAPDPTQAMTFHSTYSEEAREILDAEGPKYQYGHGCLSDGVIGSWMAWAAGLDGILDPGKVRSHLCAVHKYNLRRDLYNHINPQRTTYALGKDGGLLLCSWPKGGKPQLPFVYSNEVWSGIEYQVAAHLIAVGEVEKGLEIVRVCRNRYDGRVRNPFNEYECGSWYARALSSYSLLQALTGVRYDAVDRVLYIVPRVKGDFTTFLSTATGFGTVSLVNGRPEVEVVYGRIDIGEIRFDMEK from the coding sequence ATGTTCCCGAAAATAGTCATTCGATCCTTTATTCCACTCTTTGCCCTATTGTCGGCACCGGCATGCGGCGATGAATCCGACGGTCGGGCTTTCGATGCCCCCTATGAGGGTGAGTATCTCTCGCGTATCGCCTTTCCCATCGGCGGTATGGGTGCGGGTATGTTCTGTATTGAAGGGAACGGGACGATCTCCCACATGTCTATTCACCATGTTCCGGAACTTTTCAATGAACCGTTGATGTTCGCAGCTTTGCATGTTAAAGGCCAAGAAAACGGCTCGAAGGTAATAGAAGGCAATGTTCCTGAGTGGAAAAAGTACGGTCAACGGGGAGCTACACTCGGCATCAGCAATCCGGCATGGGGCTTTCCGCGCTTTGATCGCACTCGCTTTACTGCACGGTTCCCTTTTGCACACATCGAACTCTCGGATGATGATATGCCTTTGGATGCGGAGATCACAGCATGGAGCCCTTTCATTCCCACCAATGAAGATGATTCAGGGCTACCTGCCGGAACACTCGAATACCATTTTACCAACAATTCGGCAAAAGAGGTGGAGGCTGTATTTTCATACAACAGTAGTAATTTCGCCCATCGCAACCACCAAGCGCAGGGATCGATCGAACCGATCGAGAACGGATTCGTTCTAACACAGCGTCCCGGAAACCAACCGCGCTATGAACATCGTCAGTTTGCGATCTTTACCGACGATACGACAACTGTAGTGAACCATAGTTGGTTCCGTGGCCAATGGTGGGATCCAGCCACGATGGCATGGAATGATATTGAACAGGGAACGCTATGTAAGAATCCTCCCAAAGAGGGTGCTCCGGGGGCATCGCTTTATATTCCGTTCACACTTGGTCCCGGTGAATCACATACGATCCGTCTCCACATGGTGTGGTATGTTCCCTATTCCGGTATAAACTACGGCCCCGATGCCGAGACCGACGCCGATCGCGGAGTGAAGTACAATCCGGCCCAATATGAAAATTATCCAACTGTCTATGAACCGTGGTACGGGCATCGCTTCCCCGACATCCGGTCAGTGTGCGATTATTGGTTGAACAACTACGGCCGTCTGAAGAGCGAAACTGAAAGTTTCACCGAGGCATTTTACAGTTCGACCCTGCCTCCCGAAGTGATCGAAGCCGTAGCGGCGAATCTCACGATCCTGAAATCGCCCACCGTATGGCGGCAACACGACGGCCGGATGTGGAATTGGGAGGGGAGCGGCGATACATGGGGCAGTTGTCACGGTTCGTGCACCCATGTCTGGAACTATGCTCAGGCATTGCCGCACCTTTTTCCTGCGATGGAGCGTACGCTGCGCGAGACGGAATTTTTGGTCGGGCAAAATAGTGAGGGACATCAGGTTTTTCGGAATAACCTTCCCATACGTCCTACCCGCCACGACTTCCACGCTGCGGCCGACGGACAGCTCGGCGGGATTTTGAAAGCCTACCGCGACTGGCGGATCAGCGGCGACGAGAAATGGATTGCCGGGTTATATTCGCTTCTCGTACAAAGTATCGACTACTGTATCCGTACATGGGACCCGCGCGAAACGGGGGCACTCGAAGAACCGCACCACAATACCTATGACATCGAGTTCTGGGGGCCTGACGGTATGTGTACGAGCATCTATGCCGAGGCGCTCAATGCAATCTCAACGATCGGAAAAGCTCTCGGTCACGATACTTCACGCTACGATGCGTTGCTCGGGAAGAGCGTGCGTTACCTCGAAGATCGGCTTTACGATGGCGAATATTTTGCTCAGCGGGTGATGTGGCGGGAGCTCGACGCTCCCGATCCGACACAGGCGATGACTTTCCATAGCACCTATTCCGAAGAGGCCCGCGAGATTCTTGATGCCGAAGGACCCAAATACCAATACGGCCACGGCTGTCTGTCGGACGGAGTGATCGGAAGCTGGATGGCTTGGGCTGCGGGATTGGACGGAATACTCGATCCCGGGAAGGTGCGAAGCCATCTCTGTGCGGTTCACAAATACAATCTGCGTCGAGATCTCTATAACCACATAAATCCGCAGCGGACAACTTATGCACTGGGCAAAGATGGGGGATTGTTGTTATGTAGCTGGCCTAAAGGGGGTAAACCTCAGCTTCCGTTCGTCTATAGCAACGAAGTCTGGAGCGGCATTGAGTATCAGGTTGCGGCGCATCTGATTGCTGTGGGAGAGGTCGAAAAGGGGCTGGAGATTGTCCGCGTATGTCGTAATCGCTACGATGGGAGGGTCCGTAATCCGTTCAATGAATACGAATGTGGAAGTTGGTATGCCCGGGCATTGTCGAGTTATTCATTGTTGCAGGCATTGACGGGGGTCCGTTACGATGCGGTGGATCGGGTGCTTTATATTGTGCCGCGTGTCAAAGGCGATTTTACTACGTTCCTTTCGACGGCAACGGGATTCGGTACGGTTTCGCTTGTCAACGGCCGGCCTGAAGTCGAGGTCGTATACGGCCGGATCGACATCGGCGAGATACGGTTCGACATGGAGAAATAA
- a CDS encoding family 43 glycosylhydrolase — protein sequence MNIKYFLLVSLVALTGTLRAQLVETPSATGFTNPVSMVSLPDPSVIRGGDGFFYLYATQDIGLVPIMRSRDLTTWEHVGNAFTKESRPCFIDGGGYMWAPDINRIGNRWVLYYSLSKWGEIHKNGIGVAVADSPSGPFKDLGPLFTSDEIGVANSIDQFYMEDEGRKYLFWGSFHGLYGVELAHDGLSVKRGAGKLRIAGNAYEAVYIHRKGGYYYLFASVDACCEGIKSTYKLVVGRSTSLFGPYLDKQGRRMLENQHEVVLQGNGRFKGPGHNAEFLSDKEGADWILYHAVDVRDPRGRKLMLDRVEWIDGWPVIGNGTPSLDMSQKPQF from the coding sequence ATGAACATCAAATATTTCCTGCTTGTTTCACTTGTCGCACTGACGGGAACACTCCGCGCACAACTGGTCGAAACACCGTCCGCAACGGGATTCACCAATCCCGTGAGCATGGTCAGTCTGCCCGATCCGAGCGTCATCCGGGGAGGCGACGGATTCTTCTACCTCTACGCTACGCAGGATATCGGGTTAGTACCGATCATGCGTTCACGCGACCTCACTACTTGGGAACATGTTGGCAATGCCTTCACTAAGGAGAGCCGCCCGTGTTTCATCGACGGCGGGGGCTATATGTGGGCGCCTGACATCAACCGTATCGGTAACCGCTGGGTACTTTACTATTCGCTTTCGAAGTGGGGTGAAATTCATAAGAACGGTATCGGAGTGGCGGTAGCCGATTCTCCGTCAGGTCCGTTCAAGGACCTTGGACCGCTTTTCACCAGCGATGAGATCGGTGTCGCTAATTCCATAGATCAGTTCTACATGGAGGACGAGGGGCGCAAATACCTTTTCTGGGGCAGTTTTCATGGCCTCTACGGGGTGGAACTCGCTCACGACGGGCTCTCGGTCAAACGTGGCGCCGGGAAGCTCCGGATAGCGGGTAATGCTTACGAGGCGGTCTACATCCACCGCAAAGGGGGTTATTATTATCTGTTCGCTTCGGTCGACGCCTGCTGCGAAGGGATCAAGAGCACCTATAAATTAGTGGTCGGACGTTCGACTTCGCTTTTCGGTCCCTATCTTGATAAGCAGGGACGGCGAATGCTTGAAAATCAGCATGAGGTCGTTTTGCAGGGTAACGGACGCTTCAAGGGGCCGGGGCACAACGCTGAGTTTCTCTCCGACAAGGAGGGCGCCGATTGGATTCTGTACCATGCCGTCGATGTTCGTGATCCGCGCGGACGCAAACTGATGCTTGACCGAGTGGAGTGGATTGATGGCTGGCCGGTGATAGGTAACGGTACACCATCGCTTGATATGTCGCAGAAACCTCAATTCTGA
- a CDS encoding phage integrase SAM-like domain and Arm DNA-binding domain-containing protein: MNISINTVFRKDRLNSQNAAPVHLRLTQTRKNKFISTGVTLNIDDWDFENQRIKGNNPEMQELQYRIDTKLNEYRRKIKRLEALEVEVTLDNLLETNGRKINCTVGEYLKQTIERLEILGKYGSASKHRSLLSRLSQFRSLNTRFDEIDLAYLHDFELFLRKEGNTNNSIATKYAIFKAALAEGLFVPKTTPFTKYMATLRYCDIVDGRIYDSRHKTQKLLSFQLVPNAMRIIEKYSKAKQSSATLSC; the protein is encoded by the coding sequence ATGAATATCAGCATTAACACCGTCTTTCGCAAAGACAGACTGAACAGCCAAAACGCCGCGCCCGTCCATCTGCGTTTAACACAAACTCGGAAAAACAAATTCATCAGTACAGGCGTAACACTAAACATTGACGATTGGGACTTTGAAAATCAACGCATTAAGGGAAACAACCCCGAAATGCAAGAATTACAATACCGAATCGACACCAAACTAAACGAGTATCGACGCAAAATCAAACGCCTTGAAGCATTGGAGGTAGAGGTTACGCTCGACAATCTTTTGGAAACCAACGGGCGGAAAATAAACTGCACGGTCGGCGAATATCTGAAACAGACTATCGAACGGTTGGAAATACTCGGCAAATACGGCTCGGCATCCAAACACCGCTCGTTGTTATCCCGCCTTTCGCAATTTCGGTCGCTGAATACCCGATTTGACGAAATAGACCTTGCATATCTTCACGACTTTGAACTGTTCCTGCGCAAAGAGGGCAACACAAACAACAGCATAGCCACCAAATATGCAATCTTTAAGGCCGCACTCGCCGAGGGATTATTCGTGCCAAAAACCACCCCATTCACCAAATACATGGCTACCCTGCGTTACTGCGATATTGTGGACGGCAGGATTTACGACTCCCGCCACAAGACACAGAAATTGCTGTCCTTTCAACTCGTACCGAACGCCATGCGGATTATCGAGAAATACAGCAAGGCAAAACAATCGAGTGCAACCTTGTCGTGCTGA
- a CDS encoding sensor histidine kinase → MKIQKKQAIGENLLYVMVWAAIILVPVLNSQMMSEMHVNLENVLIAWRQIAPYLIIFLIHNAIIAPRYMLRRKYGKYLVSNLALIISVFWLVQVYEDHLSDHLLKQADPEALDAYRKASFSNLEMYWSVVLGFFMTGANTGIKLIYQSMRDEQQMEVLKRQNLQAEMDYLKYQINPHFFMNTLNNIHALIDIDTESAKNAVIELSKMMRYVLYDSGREIISLNRDIQFLKNYIELMRIRYTDDVDIRVEYPRDLPEQVSIPPLLLIVFVENAFKHGISYNRPSFIHLRIDYADKTVSATLVNSRHPAAPSKEAGIGLDNVRKRLALIYGEKNYTLDIREEERTYTVKLVIPTLNA, encoded by the coding sequence ATGAAAATCCAGAAAAAGCAAGCCATCGGCGAAAACCTGCTCTATGTGATGGTCTGGGCGGCCATCATTCTGGTGCCCGTGCTCAACTCCCAGATGATGTCGGAGATGCACGTCAATCTGGAGAACGTGCTGATCGCTTGGCGGCAGATCGCCCCCTATCTGATCATCTTCCTCATCCACAACGCCATCATCGCGCCGCGCTACATGCTCCGGCGCAAGTACGGAAAATACCTCGTGAGCAACCTCGCACTGATTATCAGCGTCTTCTGGCTGGTGCAGGTCTACGAGGACCACTTATCGGACCACCTCCTCAAGCAGGCCGATCCCGAAGCGCTCGACGCCTACCGCAAGGCATCGTTCTCCAATCTGGAAATGTACTGGAGCGTGGTGCTGGGTTTCTTCATGACCGGCGCCAACACGGGTATCAAACTCATCTACCAGTCGATGCGCGACGAACAGCAGATGGAGGTGCTCAAGCGCCAGAACCTGCAGGCCGAGATGGACTACCTCAAGTACCAGATCAACCCGCACTTCTTCATGAACACGCTCAACAACATCCACGCGCTGATCGACATCGACACCGAATCGGCCAAGAACGCCGTGATCGAGCTCTCGAAGATGATGCGCTATGTGCTCTACGACTCGGGCCGCGAGATCATCTCGCTCAACCGCGACATCCAGTTCCTGAAGAACTACATCGAACTGATGCGCATCCGCTACACCGACGACGTGGACATCCGCGTGGAGTATCCCCGCGACCTGCCCGAGCAGGTGTCGATCCCCCCGCTGCTGCTGATCGTATTCGTCGAGAACGCCTTCAAGCACGGCATCAGCTACAACCGTCCGTCGTTCATCCACCTGCGGATCGACTATGCCGACAAGACGGTCTCCGCCACGCTCGTTAACAGCCGCCACCCGGCGGCCCCCTCCAAGGAGGCCGGCATCGGACTGGACAACGTCCGCAAACGCCTTGCCCTGATCTACGGCGAAAAGAACTACACGCTCGACATCCGCGAGGAGGAGCGAACCTATACCGTAAAACTTGTAATACCGACGCTCAATGCTTAA
- a CDS encoding glycoside hydrolase family 2 TIM barrel-domain containing protein: MRTILSTIALFSLCGLFAQEYVPTHGRELPRGGLLAYPSAEAATAADGGDNRYFTRLTEWNLQGNVFSTDFTVPFAWANRQVLFHLGWASGDYEVRVNGNPAAYNADGNTPAEFNLTKLTKEGQNTLEIIVAQPSPTAPLESWKEAPRPAIGGAWVMSQPTLYIRDVVTRTRLAEDGSATAEVAIVLKSNALNPRTSRIHYELLTPTGESAAAGHKDFTLDMRREDTLRFLTRIPTNMLWSAELPTQYTLRLKTQHEGRYVEYLEFRPGFRSVEITDGRMSVNGQPVTLRVREVPATITENEIAALREQGYNTLKLLPGPVPESLLDFCDMQGVYVIAQAPIDTRRSGDSRRRGGNPSNAPEWLGAYLERTENSYHTTKRHPSVVAFSLAVKSANGINLYESYLNMKRFDDTRPFIYPDAGGEWNSDKLALE, translated from the coding sequence ATGCGGACTATCCTTTCGACCATAGCGCTTTTTTCCCTCTGCGGGCTCTTCGCTCAGGAGTATGTGCCTACGCACGGACGCGAACTGCCGCGCGGCGGACTGCTCGCCTACCCTTCGGCCGAAGCGGCCACGGCGGCCGACGGCGGCGACAACCGTTATTTCACGCGGCTGACGGAGTGGAACCTGCAGGGCAACGTCTTTTCGACCGATTTCACCGTGCCTTTCGCATGGGCCAACCGTCAGGTCCTGTTCCACTTGGGATGGGCCTCGGGCGACTATGAGGTGCGCGTGAACGGCAATCCGGCGGCCTACAACGCCGACGGCAACACTCCGGCGGAGTTCAACCTCACAAAATTAACGAAAGAGGGACAGAACACGCTTGAGATTATCGTTGCACAGCCCTCCCCCACGGCTCCGCTCGAGAGTTGGAAGGAAGCTCCCCGGCCCGCCATCGGAGGGGCTTGGGTGATGAGCCAGCCGACGCTGTACATCCGCGACGTCGTCACCCGGACCCGGCTTGCCGAGGACGGCAGCGCCACGGCCGAAGTGGCCATCGTGCTGAAAAGCAATGCTCTCAATCCGCGCACGTCGCGCATCCATTACGAACTGCTCACCCCGACGGGCGAAAGCGCCGCTGCCGGCCACAAGGATTTCACCCTCGACATGCGGCGCGAAGATACGCTGCGTTTCCTGACCCGCATCCCCACGAACATGCTGTGGAGCGCCGAACTGCCCACGCAGTACACACTGCGGCTCAAGACCCAGCACGAAGGCCGTTATGTCGAATATCTGGAGTTCCGCCCCGGGTTCCGCTCGGTGGAGATAACCGACGGCCGGATGTCGGTGAACGGACAGCCCGTGACGCTGCGCGTGCGCGAAGTGCCCGCCACGATCACCGAGAACGAGATCGCCGCGCTCCGTGAACAAGGGTATAACACGCTCAAACTGCTGCCGGGGCCCGTACCCGAGTCGCTGTTGGATTTCTGCGATATGCAGGGAGTCTATGTAATCGCGCAGGCACCGATCGACACCCGCCGCAGCGGGGATTCACGCCGTCGGGGCGGCAATCCGTCCAATGCCCCGGAATGGCTCGGGGCCTATCTCGAACGCACGGAGAACAGTTACCATACGACCAAACGCCACCCCTCGGTGGTAGCTTTCTCGCTGGCCGTGAAGTCGGCGAACGGCATCAACCTCTACGAAAGCTATTTGAATATGAAGCGTTTCGACGATACGCGCCCCTTCATCTACCCCGATGCGGGCGGCGAGTGGAACAGTGACAAACTGGCGTTGGAATAA
- a CDS encoding type I restriction enzyme HsdR N-terminal domain-containing protein: MSELPKLNFPAIRLRARRRGDGVEVWDALRGIYLVLTPEEWVRQHLIAYLTGHCGVQPKRVVQEYAVALNGQPQRADVVVVGDRAEPLLLAECKAPGIPINSRTLAQAVRYNSVLNARYLILTNGLRHYCCECRDGEYIQLDGFPDLSAASSRP; encoded by the coding sequence ATGTCCGAACTGCCTAAACTCAATTTTCCGGCCATCCGGCTGCGTGCCCGCCGCCGGGGCGACGGTGTGGAGGTCTGGGACGCCCTGCGGGGCATCTACCTCGTGCTGACGCCCGAGGAGTGGGTGCGGCAGCACCTCATCGCCTACCTGACGGGACACTGCGGGGTTCAGCCCAAGCGTGTCGTTCAGGAGTATGCCGTGGCGCTCAACGGGCAGCCCCAGCGGGCCGATGTGGTGGTCGTGGGCGACCGTGCCGAGCCGCTGCTGCTGGCCGAATGCAAGGCCCCGGGCATTCCGATCAACAGCCGGACGCTCGCACAGGCCGTGCGTTACAATTCGGTGCTCAACGCCCGTTATCTCATCCTGACCAACGGCCTGAGGCATTACTGCTGCGAATGCCGCGACGGGGAGTACATCCAGCTCGACGGATTCCCGGACCTCTCCGCAGCGTCGTCCCGCCCGTAA